A section of the Geoalkalibacter ferrihydriticus DSM 17813 genome encodes:
- a CDS encoding GPW/gp25 family protein translates to MSDDFTRLGTDLRLLGDLEQQNSRMRGSDLFIRTRTETGKVDLATLTQVENLQQALLLRFLTPVGELAQLGHPDYGCRLYELIGEPNTETNRNRAKLYTLLALQAEPRVREVLAVSVTTRRSQPTQVDIRARVKVIDSDTELNLVFPFFFEGATP, encoded by the coding sequence ATGTCTGATGATTTTACCCGCTTAGGTACCGACCTGCGGCTGCTCGGCGATCTGGAACAGCAGAATTCGCGCATGCGGGGCAGCGACCTGTTCATCCGCACCCGAACCGAAACCGGGAAGGTGGATCTGGCGACGCTGACGCAGGTGGAAAATCTGCAACAGGCGCTGCTGTTGCGCTTTCTCACTCCGGTGGGTGAACTGGCGCAACTCGGGCATCCCGATTACGGCTGCCGCCTGTACGAGTTGATCGGCGAGCCCAATACCGAAACCAACCGCAACCGCGCCAAACTCTACACCCTGCTCGCCCTGCAGGCCGAACCGCGGGTCAGGGAAGTCCTCGCGGTCAGCGTCACCACGCGGCGCAGTCAACCCACTCAGGTGGACATTCGGGCCAGGGTCAAGGTGATCGACAGTGACACCGAGCTGAATCTGGTCTTTCCCTTCTTTTTCGAAGGAGCTACGCCATGA
- a CDS encoding baseplate J/gp47 family protein, translating into MNGDTRNLIERPYQEIVDDILTAVVGGVVNEPIIFDVKEDLYPLAEPAREIRGITGTRGRAPHNFQKEIDFLFSEGDNAVVWQPGGTRPDDETTFYVDYFRRESDSPLTDINVGSVTRTLSEAIGREIATVYQQINQAYLAGFIDTAEGTSLDLVVAILGVVRQTKDYAVGLATFFRDPEVEGNITIPEAVVLTTEKGEASFVTTQQRTLQRGQVRIDVPIRAGEDFKGEAGKVEAGKITTLAAPIAGIARVTNFEATFLGAKDETDEELRTRARAVLRALGKGTLAALARVIFEGRGELVEYWDPSGPPAKQAPLGTVTLLVEAEPERFPSLQAAVHETRAAGVLATLVARYVFFKPRARVKISAGLTAAGKDKVKAEIIAAVQAYVDGLTAGDSAEGSELAAAFTTPKEITDATIVDVMAWRSDLGTPAGESLADALTAAVSGLPTGDVMAMREAIDQILAGSAPTPPGGRRIADRSLVRGPTGERATDEEIEAGTFSVIAQVEGEDWWVVLDLEPADIALEEG; encoded by the coding sequence ATGAACGGCGATACCCGCAATTTGATCGAACGCCCTTATCAGGAGATCGTCGACGACATTCTCACCGCTGTGGTCGGCGGGGTGGTCAACGAACCCATCATCTTCGATGTCAAGGAAGATCTTTATCCCCTGGCCGAGCCGGCGCGGGAAATCCGCGGCATCACCGGCACCCGTGGACGCGCGCCTCACAACTTCCAAAAGGAGATCGACTTTCTCTTCAGTGAGGGCGACAACGCCGTGGTCTGGCAGCCGGGCGGCACGCGACCCGACGACGAAACGACCTTCTATGTCGACTATTTCCGCCGCGAGAGCGACTCGCCCCTCACCGACATCAACGTCGGCAGCGTCACCCGCACCCTCTCCGAGGCCATCGGCCGCGAGATCGCGACCGTATACCAGCAGATCAATCAGGCCTATCTCGCCGGCTTCATCGACACCGCCGAGGGCACCTCTCTTGATCTGGTGGTTGCGATTCTCGGCGTGGTGCGTCAGACCAAGGACTATGCCGTGGGATTGGCGACCTTCTTCCGCGATCCGGAGGTGGAAGGCAACATCACCATCCCCGAAGCCGTGGTTCTGACCACGGAAAAGGGCGAAGCGAGTTTCGTCACCACCCAACAGCGCACCCTGCAGCGGGGCCAGGTGCGCATCGACGTGCCGATTCGCGCCGGCGAAGACTTCAAGGGCGAAGCGGGCAAGGTCGAGGCGGGCAAGATCACCACCCTGGCCGCGCCCATCGCCGGCATCGCCCGGGTAACCAATTTCGAAGCGACCTTTCTCGGCGCCAAGGATGAAACGGATGAGGAACTGCGCACCCGCGCCCGCGCCGTGCTGCGCGCCCTGGGCAAGGGCACCCTCGCGGCTCTGGCACGGGTGATCTTCGAAGGGCGCGGCGAGTTGGTGGAATACTGGGATCCTTCCGGACCGCCCGCCAAGCAGGCGCCCCTCGGCACCGTCACGCTGCTGGTGGAGGCCGAGCCCGAGCGCTTCCCCAGCTTGCAGGCGGCGGTGCACGAAACCCGTGCCGCCGGGGTTCTGGCGACCCTGGTAGCGCGTTATGTGTTTTTCAAACCGCGCGCGCGAGTGAAAATCTCCGCCGGGCTGACCGCCGCCGGCAAAGACAAGGTCAAGGCCGAAATCATTGCGGCGGTGCAGGCCTACGTTGACGGCTTGACCGCCGGCGACTCGGCAGAAGGCAGCGAATTGGCGGCGGCTTTCACAACGCCCAAGGAGATCACAGACGCAACCATCGTCGACGTCATGGCCTGGCGCAGCGATCTGGGCACCCCCGCTGGAGAATCCCTTGCGGATGCATTGACCGCCGCGGTGAGCGGTTTGCCGACCGGCGATGTGATGGCAATGCGCGAAGCCATCGACCAGATTCTCGCGGGCAGCGCGCCCACGCCCCCCGGCGGTCGCCGCATTGCCGATCGCTCGCTGGTCCGGGGACCGACGGGCGAGCGCGCCACAGATGAAGAAATCGAAGCGGGCACGTTTTCCGTAATCGCGCAAGTCGAGGGCGAGGACTGGTGGGTGGTGCTCGATCTGGAGCCTGCCGACATTGCGCTGGAGGAGGGCTGA
- a CDS encoding Lon protease family protein: MALDHLRLETDSLTWRCDPNQFEFETTRDLPPLEGTIGQERAMTAIDFGLGIKDSGFNVFILGEPGTGRSSTIKKILNARAKEREIPDDWCYVHDFNDGTRPDFIRLPAGQGSEFKKDVDRLVERLAEELPRVFESKEYEEQKSKIAAEHQEKHKALFQQLEHEAEEKGFTLQRTVSGLVLVPVRDGHPLSQEEYENLSDEEKTDLDERGSKLQDHLNDVLRDVRRIEEDAREATAAMEKEVVSYAMKHLFVDLEQKYAEDERILEHFTNCKKDILNRIEELRPNKGPQIALPGIKMPQQEASFDRYLVNLFVDNHGLEGAPVVYEANPTYFNLFGRIEHVIQMGNATTDYKMIKPGALHRANGGYLILDCREVLINLFSYEALKRCIRNKEVKIEDMTEQFRLLATVSLKPRPVPLDCKIIMIGTPLFYYLLFQYDTDFRKYFKVKADFDRMMKNTWENAQQYALFIGAKCRDEALLHFDPTAVARTVEHSARLTEDQARFSSCFLEIANLIREAAFYAERDGGDRVAAEHVELAIEARTYRCNKVEEKIQEFIEDGTLLVDTEGAVVGQINGLTVYQLGDYSFGKPVRLTVRTYLGKGGMVNIEREVKLSGPIHDKGVMIFSGFFGERFAQDKPLALAASICFEQSYAGVEGDSASCAELYALLSSLAQVPIKQGIAVTGSVNQRGQVQPIGGVNEKIEGFYLVCKAKGLTGEQGVIIPEANRRNLMLNKMVREAVEQGRFHIWSVTSVDEGIEILTGMAAGERDAEGRWAENTINQKVDQRLLKMAETLRKFGKGEEKNEK, encoded by the coding sequence ATGGCTCTTGATCATCTGCGACTCGAAACCGATTCATTGACCTGGCGCTGTGACCCCAATCAGTTTGAATTTGAAACCACCCGCGATCTGCCCCCCCTGGAGGGAACCATTGGCCAGGAACGGGCCATGACGGCCATCGATTTCGGTCTGGGCATCAAGGACAGTGGCTTCAATGTGTTCATTCTCGGCGAACCGGGGACGGGGCGTTCCTCGACCATCAAAAAAATCCTCAATGCGCGCGCCAAAGAGCGTGAGATTCCCGACGACTGGTGCTATGTCCATGACTTTAACGATGGCACCCGGCCCGATTTTATTCGCCTGCCTGCCGGTCAGGGCAGCGAATTCAAAAAGGATGTCGATCGACTGGTCGAGCGCCTCGCCGAAGAACTTCCCAGGGTTTTTGAGAGTAAGGAGTATGAAGAGCAGAAAAGTAAAATCGCCGCCGAACATCAGGAAAAGCACAAGGCGCTTTTCCAGCAGCTTGAGCACGAGGCCGAAGAAAAAGGCTTTACTCTACAGCGCACGGTGAGTGGATTGGTCCTGGTGCCGGTGCGCGACGGCCATCCTCTCTCCCAGGAGGAGTACGAGAACCTCTCCGATGAGGAAAAAACCGACCTGGACGAGCGCGGCAGCAAGCTTCAAGACCACCTCAACGATGTGCTGCGCGATGTGCGCCGCATTGAAGAAGATGCCCGCGAAGCGACCGCGGCGATGGAGAAGGAGGTGGTCAGCTATGCCATGAAGCATCTTTTTGTCGATCTCGAACAGAAATATGCCGAGGATGAGCGCATCCTTGAGCACTTCACCAATTGCAAAAAAGACATTCTCAATCGTATCGAAGAGCTGCGGCCGAACAAAGGACCGCAGATCGCCTTGCCGGGGATTAAAATGCCACAGCAGGAAGCTTCCTTCGATCGCTATCTGGTCAACCTGTTCGTCGATAATCATGGGTTGGAAGGTGCGCCGGTGGTCTATGAGGCCAACCCGACCTATTTCAATCTCTTCGGCCGCATCGAACACGTTATCCAGATGGGCAACGCCACCACTGATTACAAAATGATCAAGCCTGGAGCTCTGCATCGCGCCAACGGCGGCTATCTGATTCTTGACTGTCGCGAGGTGCTGATCAATCTCTTTTCCTACGAGGCGCTCAAACGCTGCATTCGCAACAAGGAAGTCAAAATCGAAGATATGACCGAGCAGTTTCGTCTTCTTGCCACGGTCAGCCTCAAACCCAGGCCGGTTCCTCTCGATTGCAAGATCATCATGATCGGGACGCCGCTTTTTTATTACCTGCTGTTTCAATACGACACGGATTTTCGCAAGTATTTCAAGGTCAAGGCCGATTTCGATCGCATGATGAAGAACACCTGGGAGAACGCCCAGCAATATGCTCTTTTCATCGGCGCCAAGTGCCGTGATGAAGCGCTGCTGCATTTCGACCCGACGGCGGTGGCGCGAACCGTGGAGCACTCGGCGCGCCTCACTGAAGATCAGGCGCGCTTTTCCTCCTGTTTTCTCGAAATCGCCAATCTCATTCGCGAGGCGGCGTTTTACGCTGAACGTGACGGTGGTGACCGGGTGGCGGCCGAGCATGTGGAGTTGGCCATCGAGGCGCGTACCTATAGGTGCAACAAGGTCGAAGAAAAAATTCAGGAATTCATCGAGGACGGCACTCTGCTGGTCGATACCGAAGGTGCCGTGGTCGGTCAGATTAACGGCCTGACCGTTTATCAGTTGGGCGATTACAGCTTCGGCAAGCCGGTGCGTCTGACGGTGCGTACCTACCTCGGCAAGGGCGGCATGGTCAACATCGAGCGTGAGGTCAAGCTCAGCGGCCCCATTCACGATAAGGGCGTGATGATCTTCTCGGGATTCTTCGGTGAGCGCTTCGCTCAAGATAAGCCTCTGGCTCTGGCCGCCTCCATCTGTTTCGAGCAATCCTATGCCGGCGTCGAGGGCGACAGCGCCTCCTGCGCGGAACTTTATGCACTGCTCTCATCCCTGGCGCAGGTTCCCATTAAGCAAGGCATCGCCGTGACCGGGTCGGTCAACCAGCGCGGCCAGGTGCAGCCCATCGGCGGCGTTAACGAAAAAATCGAAGGTTTTTACCTGGTGTGCAAGGCTAAAGGGCTTACCGGCGAGCAGGGCGTGATCATTCCGGAGGCCAACCGCAGGAACCTCATGCTGAACAAAATGGTGCGCGAGGCGGTGGAGCAGGGCCGCTTCCATATCTGGTCGGTGACCTCGGTGGATGAGGGCATTGAAATTCTTACCGGCATGGCGGCCGGTGAACGCGACGCGGAAGGCCGCTGGGCAGAAAATACGATCAACCAGAAGGTCGATCAGCGTTTGCTCAAGATGGCGGAAACCCTGCGCAAGTTCGGTAAGGGAGAAGAAAAAAACGAGAAATGA
- a CDS encoding dihydrolipoamide acetyltransferase family protein, producing the protein MSQEIKMPKLSDTMEEGTVLEWKIKEGQKVKKGDIIAEVETDKAAMEMEAFDEGVVSAIKVKEGETVAVGTVLAEFESEGGESAEAAEKEAEPEKLQDTEDEEAAEDKEDKEDKEDKEDKEDKEDKGDEKDEKDEKDEKDEKDEKDEKDEKDEKDEKGEEKEEKEEKEEKEEAAEKPKRTKEPEKEKADLSKRVWEVARVSAEARRLAESKDVELRRVRGSGPGGRIVRADVEEYLSGRKSSQDTAHHEKRKEPRTGGERSAAKKSPSLRKTIARKMTESWTSTPHFYVTAVVDMSDVMRFHRQLELSVNDFILAAAVRALSAHPEVNARWQDEGVKTLDKINLALAVAVDKGLYSPVIRDCAGLSLRRIGEKARELARKAKDGKVTQEDLSEGTFTVSNMGMLGVDSFTAIITAPQAAALAVGAVTEDVVADEFGSIQVVPRLRLTLSADHRVLDGADAAAFLDTLKGYLEAPVKLLESAE; encoded by the coding sequence ATGTCCCAGGAAATAAAGATGCCCAAACTCAGTGACACCATGGAGGAAGGGACGGTTCTGGAGTGGAAAATCAAAGAGGGGCAAAAGGTCAAGAAAGGCGACATCATCGCCGAGGTTGAAACGGATAAGGCCGCCATGGAGATGGAAGCCTTTGACGAAGGCGTGGTGAGCGCCATCAAGGTCAAGGAAGGCGAGACGGTCGCCGTAGGAACCGTGCTGGCGGAGTTTGAGAGCGAAGGTGGTGAATCCGCCGAGGCCGCAGAAAAAGAAGCCGAGCCGGAAAAATTGCAGGACACAGAGGACGAAGAGGCCGCCGAGGACAAAGAGGACAAAGAGGACAAAGAGGACAAAGAGGACAAAGAGGACAAAGAGGACAAAGGGGACGAAAAGGACGAAAAGGACGAAAAGGACGAAAAGGACGAAAAGGACGAAAAGGACGAAAAGGACGAAAAGGACGAAAAGGACGAAAAGGGCGAAGAGAAAGAAGAGAAAGAAGAGAAAGAAGAGAAAGAAGAGGCGGCGGAAAAGCCCAAGAGGACAAAAGAGCCGGAAAAAGAAAAAGCCGATCTGAGCAAGCGTGTCTGGGAGGTCGCCCGGGTTTCCGCGGAAGCACGAAGATTGGCTGAATCTAAAGATGTCGAGCTGCGTCGGGTGCGCGGTAGCGGTCCCGGAGGACGCATCGTGCGTGCCGACGTCGAAGAATATCTGAGCGGCCGCAAGTCTTCGCAAGATACCGCCCACCATGAGAAGCGTAAAGAGCCCCGTACAGGGGGCGAGCGTAGCGCCGCAAAAAAATCGCCGAGTCTGCGCAAGACCATCGCGCGCAAAATGACGGAAAGTTGGACCAGTACTCCGCATTTTTATGTGACAGCGGTCGTGGACATGTCGGATGTCATGCGTTTTCATCGCCAACTCGAACTTTCCGTCAACGACTTTATCCTGGCCGCCGCCGTGCGCGCCTTGAGCGCGCATCCCGAAGTCAATGCGCGCTGGCAGGACGAAGGCGTAAAAACGCTCGACAAGATCAATCTGGCGCTGGCGGTAGCCGTCGACAAGGGGCTTTACAGCCCGGTCATTCGCGACTGTGCCGGGCTTTCTCTGCGCCGGATCGGTGAAAAGGCGCGCGAGTTGGCGCGCAAGGCCAAGGACGGCAAGGTCACCCAGGAGGATCTGAGCGAGGGGACCTTTACCGTATCCAATATGGGAATGCTCGGAGTGGACTCCTTCACCGCCATCATCACCGCACCCCAGGCGGCAGCCTTGGCAGTAGGGGCGGTGACTGAAGATGTCGTCGCCGATGAGTTCGGCTCAATCCAGGTCGTGCCGCGACTGCGCCTGACACTCTCCGCCGATCACCGCGTGCTCGACGGCGCCGATGCCGCAGCGTTTCTTGATACGCTCAAAGGGTACCTGGAAGCGCCGGTGAAGTTGTTGGAATCAGCGGAATAA
- a CDS encoding alpha-ketoacid dehydrogenase subunit beta produces the protein MPSITCRDAINQALKEELERDPNVFILGEDVAQYEGSFKVTKGLLAKFGDKRVIDTPISEAGFTGMGCGAAMVGLRPIVELMTVNFGIVALDQIMNNVAVIRYMFGGNVKVPLTIRSPGGAGNQLGAQHSHSIEAMLMHCPGLRVVVPSVPADAKGLLKSAIRSDDPVFFVEHEGLYGVKGEVPEGEYTLPLGVADVKREGKDVTLICLSKMVYVCLDAAEKLAEEGIEAEVLDLRGLNPLDVPAILDSVRKTGRAVTVEECWLTGGWGGEIAAIIMEHAFDALAAPVLRVGSADVPMPYNKALEQAAIPDVRRVMTRVHEVMKY, from the coding sequence ATGCCTTCAATTACCTGTCGTGACGCCATCAATCAGGCCCTCAAGGAAGAGCTGGAACGTGATCCCAATGTGTTTATTCTGGGAGAAGACGTCGCTCAATACGAAGGGTCGTTCAAGGTAACCAAAGGATTGCTTGCCAAGTTCGGCGATAAACGGGTTATCGACACCCCCATTTCCGAAGCCGGTTTTACCGGCATGGGGTGTGGCGCGGCCATGGTCGGTCTGCGACCCATCGTTGAGCTGATGACCGTCAATTTCGGCATCGTCGCCCTGGATCAGATCATGAACAACGTAGCGGTTATTCGTTACATGTTCGGCGGCAATGTCAAAGTGCCCCTGACCATCCGCTCTCCTGGCGGCGCCGGCAATCAACTCGGCGCCCAGCACAGCCATTCCATCGAGGCAATGCTCATGCACTGTCCGGGTCTGCGCGTGGTGGTGCCCTCGGTGCCGGCCGACGCCAAGGGCCTGCTCAAATCGGCGATCCGTTCCGATGACCCGGTATTTTTCGTCGAACATGAAGGTCTTTACGGCGTCAAAGGCGAGGTGCCCGAGGGGGAGTACACCCTTCCTCTGGGCGTGGCGGATGTCAAACGCGAGGGCAAGGATGTGACCCTCATCTGTCTGTCGAAGATGGTCTATGTCTGCCTTGATGCGGCAGAGAAATTGGCGGAAGAAGGTATTGAGGCGGAGGTGCTTGATCTGCGCGGACTCAACCCTCTCGATGTCCCGGCGATTCTCGATTCGGTGCGCAAAACCGGGCGTGCCGTCACTGTGGAGGAATGCTGGCTCACCGGCGGGTGGGGTGGAGAAATCGCCGCCATCATCATGGAGCATGCCTTTGATGCTTTGGCCGCGCCGGTGTTGCGCGTGGGTTCGGCCGATGTGCCCATGCCCTACAACAAGGCCTTGGAGCAGGCGGCCATCCCTGATGTTCGACGTGTCATGACCCGTGTTCACGAGGTGATGAAGTACTGA
- the pdhA gene encoding pyruvate dehydrogenase (acetyl-transferring) E1 component subunit alpha, protein MKDKKEATQLQTQELLAMYRDMVRIREFEESCPSLYSQGKMGGFLHLYSGQEAVGVGVAHAMRKDDYMIAAYREHGLILAKGTDPGPVMAELFGKKTGVSRGKGGSMHMFDPSVRFMGGYGIVGGHIPLAVGMGYAIQYQEKNEVVVCLFGDGATNQGVFHEAMNLAALYQVPVVFVCENNMYGIGTSVARASAVEELFKKSCAYETPGVKVDGMDVLKVYEEVRKAVGRARAGEGPTYIEALTYRFRGHSISDPGNYRSKQEKQLWQERDPIPNLGHWLVVEGKASEDDLQKIKDEEKKTIEEAIRFAEESPDPGPEELWTDVYVES, encoded by the coding sequence ATGAAAGACAAAAAGGAAGCGACACAACTCCAGACACAGGAACTGCTTGCCATGTATCGCGACATGGTGCGCATCCGCGAATTCGAAGAATCCTGTCCATCCCTTTACAGCCAGGGCAAGATGGGCGGTTTTCTGCATTTGTATAGCGGCCAGGAAGCGGTGGGGGTGGGCGTTGCTCATGCCATGCGCAAAGACGACTACATGATCGCCGCCTATCGTGAACACGGCCTTATTCTCGCCAAGGGGACCGATCCCGGACCGGTCATGGCCGAACTGTTCGGTAAGAAAACGGGGGTCAGCCGTGGCAAGGGCGGGTCCATGCATATGTTTGATCCCAGTGTCCGTTTCATGGGTGGTTATGGCATCGTCGGCGGCCATATTCCGCTTGCGGTGGGGATGGGCTATGCAATTCAGTACCAGGAAAAAAACGAAGTCGTGGTCTGCCTGTTCGGCGACGGGGCCACCAACCAGGGCGTTTTTCATGAAGCCATGAACCTGGCCGCTCTTTATCAGGTGCCGGTGGTCTTTGTTTGCGAAAACAATATGTACGGCATCGGCACCTCGGTAGCGCGGGCCAGCGCCGTGGAAGAACTTTTCAAAAAAAGCTGCGCCTACGAAACGCCCGGAGTCAAGGTCGATGGCATGGACGTACTTAAGGTCTATGAAGAAGTGCGCAAAGCGGTGGGCAGAGCCCGGGCCGGCGAAGGGCCAACCTATATCGAGGCATTGACCTACCGTTTTCGCGGTCATTCCATTTCCGACCCCGGAAATTATCGCAGTAAGCAGGAAAAGCAGTTGTGGCAGGAGCGCGATCCTATCCCCAATCTCGGTCACTGGCTGGTGGTCGAGGGCAAGGCGAGCGAAGACGATTTGCAGAAAATCAAGGACGAGGAAAAAAAGACGATCGAAGAAGCCATCCGCTTCGCCGAGGAAAGTCCTGACCCCGGACCCGAAGAACTCTGGACCGACGTTTATGTGGAATCCTGA
- a CDS encoding 3-hydroxyacyl-CoA dehydrogenase NAD-binding domain-containing protein → MADFVSYTLSDGIARVALDSPDGKVNILNGDFLVQLGEIARQLAADTRVRAAFVVSTKNAGFIAGADIREIAAVQDAAEGERLAREGQQIFESWARLPFPVVAAIHGHCMGGGTEFALACHYRVVTENSSIALPEIKLGLFPGFGGTQRLPRLISLEKTLDLILTGRNVSGIEALNLGLADECAAPQDIEQAAEDLARRAVRDPREVLKKRRRKTAGLRIWLLEKNPIGRAVLFYQAKKKVRVRSGGHYPAPSKALEVIREGLRDTLEAGLKLEARELGHILLTPACKNLIHVFELNQRAKKAPGLDTETLDVARAAVIGGGVMGRGIAGLLAERGIPVVIRDLQEEIVRQALDAIRTRFEHQAEKKHQPPEVVAEKMARIWGTTLAEDLAGTDLVIEAVVEKMTVKQAVLEEIEPLLPETALFATNTSALSVSELQKSAQRPQNLGGLHFFNPAEKMPLVEVIRGEATSEQALATLFATALKLGKTPIVVADRPGFLVNRLLMAFLNEACLIVENGVDWLSLDVRATSFGLPMGPFRLIDEVGIDIGAEVGTTLSQAFTYVEKSSLLERAAEHKDLGRKSGRGFYRYQKGQEIGRNQALADHLDLRIDGRSARRADLRRMLLLMVNEAGRCLEEGVVATPEDVDTGMIFGTGFPPFLGGLCRWADSQGLPALVTELETLATEHGERFSPAGGLLGRERFYEKK, encoded by the coding sequence ATGGCCGATTTTGTTTCCTACACCCTCAGCGACGGCATCGCACGCGTGGCACTTGATTCCCCTGATGGCAAAGTCAACATTCTCAATGGCGATTTTCTCGTGCAACTTGGCGAGATCGCGCGGCAACTTGCCGCCGATACGAGGGTGCGTGCCGCTTTCGTGGTCAGTACGAAAAACGCCGGCTTCATCGCCGGCGCCGATATCCGCGAGATCGCCGCAGTGCAGGATGCCGCCGAGGGCGAGCGCCTGGCCCGCGAAGGACAGCAGATCTTCGAGAGCTGGGCGCGCTTACCCTTTCCCGTGGTGGCAGCCATCCACGGCCACTGCATGGGCGGCGGCACCGAGTTTGCCCTCGCCTGCCATTATCGTGTCGTTACCGAAAACAGTTCCATCGCCCTGCCGGAAATCAAACTCGGGCTGTTTCCCGGCTTCGGCGGCACCCAACGCCTGCCGCGCCTGATCTCCCTCGAAAAAACTCTGGACCTTATTCTCACCGGCCGCAACGTCTCGGGCATCGAAGCTCTGAACCTGGGATTGGCCGATGAATGCGCAGCCCCGCAAGATATTGAACAAGCCGCCGAGGATCTCGCGCGCCGCGCCGTTCGCGACCCGCGGGAGGTTCTGAAAAAACGCCGCCGCAAGACTGCCGGCCTGCGCATATGGCTGCTTGAAAAAAATCCCATCGGGCGCGCCGTACTTTTTTACCAGGCCAAGAAAAAGGTGCGTGTACGCAGCGGCGGCCATTATCCCGCGCCCTCAAAAGCCCTGGAGGTGATCCGAGAAGGTCTGCGTGACACCCTGGAGGCGGGATTGAAATTGGAAGCACGTGAACTTGGGCACATTCTGCTGACCCCCGCCTGCAAAAACCTTATCCATGTTTTTGAGCTCAATCAGCGCGCGAAAAAAGCGCCGGGGCTCGACACCGAGACCCTGGACGTCGCGAGGGCCGCTGTCATCGGCGGCGGAGTCATGGGTCGCGGCATCGCCGGGCTGCTCGCCGAGCGCGGCATTCCGGTCGTAATCCGCGATCTTCAGGAAGAGATTGTCCGTCAGGCCCTTGACGCAATCCGCACACGCTTCGAGCACCAGGCCGAGAAAAAGCATCAGCCCCCTGAGGTGGTTGCGGAAAAGATGGCGCGCATCTGGGGCACCACCCTTGCGGAAGATCTCGCGGGCACCGATCTGGTCATCGAGGCGGTGGTGGAAAAAATGACCGTCAAACAGGCAGTGTTGGAAGAAATCGAACCACTGTTGCCCGAAACGGCCCTTTTTGCCACCAACACTTCGGCCCTCTCGGTGAGTGAACTGCAAAAAAGCGCGCAGCGCCCGCAAAACCTCGGGGGTCTGCACTTTTTCAACCCCGCCGAAAAGATGCCCCTGGTCGAGGTCATCCGCGGCGAAGCCACCTCTGAGCAGGCCCTCGCGACCTTGTTTGCTACGGCACTCAAACTCGGCAAGACGCCCATCGTCGTCGCCGACCGTCCGGGATTCCTTGTCAACCGTCTGCTCATGGCTTTTCTTAACGAAGCCTGCCTCATTGTGGAGAACGGTGTGGACTGGCTCTCCCTGGACGTGCGGGCCACCAGCTTCGGCCTGCCCATGGGTCCGTTCCGCCTCATTGATGAAGTAGGGATCGACATCGGCGCCGAGGTCGGCACGACCCTGAGCCAAGCTTTTACCTATGTCGAAAAAAGTTCACTGCTGGAACGCGCCGCCGAACACAAGGACCTGGGACGCAAAAGCGGGCGGGGATTCTATCGCTACCAGAAGGGACAGGAAATCGGCCGCAACCAGGCCCTGGCCGATCACCTCGACCTGCGGATTGACGGACGCTCCGCCCGGCGTGCCGACCTGCGCCGCATGCTGCTGCTGATGGTCAATGAAGCCGGCCGCTGCCTGGAAGAAGGCGTGGTCGCGACTCCCGAGGACGTGGATACGGGCATGATCTTCGGCACCGGCTTTCCGCCGTTTCTGGGAGGGCTGTGTCGCTGGGCCGACAGCCAGGGGCTGCCGGCACTGGTTACAGAACTGGAAACCCTCGCCACCGAACACGGGGAGCGTTTCAGCCCAGCAGGTGGGCTGCTCGGGCGCGAAAGATTTTATGAAAAGAAATAA
- a CDS encoding VWA domain-containing protein — MLRTVPAERGGSHELALGRTLRAAASRGAGNLKIHAADVHRTIRRQRQETLVVFLVDASDSMGEGTTARIALAKGAVLALLRRAYLSRDRVALVTFRERGAQVQLAPTRSGALARARLRRLAIGGATPLAAGLFAARRLIDQERRRDPGLQALLVVLSDGEANVPRVRGADLKREILAEAKTLRHGQTAVVLFDTGARSRDNLLPEMGTVLGAPCHPLHGNNLGRLIALIEEGLGE; from the coding sequence GTGCTGCGCACTGTTCCGGCTGAACGTGGCGGTTCTCATGAACTGGCCTTGGGGCGCACCCTGCGCGCGGCGGCCAGTCGCGGAGCCGGCAATCTTAAGATTCACGCGGCGGATGTGCACCGCACCATTCGGCGGCAGCGTCAGGAAACCCTGGTGGTGTTTCTGGTGGATGCCTCGGATTCTATGGGCGAGGGTACGACCGCGCGCATCGCTCTGGCCAAAGGGGCGGTGCTGGCCCTACTGCGCCGCGCCTACTTGAGCCGTGATCGGGTGGCCCTGGTAACTTTTAGGGAAAGGGGTGCGCAGGTGCAATTGGCACCGACCCGCAGCGGCGCACTGGCCCGTGCGCGTCTGCGGCGGCTGGCCATCGGTGGTGCTACCCCCCTGGCGGCTGGGCTTTTCGCCGCCCGCCGTCTCATCGACCAGGAACGCCGCCGTGATCCTGGCCTGCAGGCGCTGCTGGTGGTGCTGTCCGACGGCGAGGCCAATGTTCCGCGTGTGCGCGGCGCCGATCTCAAGCGTGAAATCCTGGCCGAAGCCAAAACTCTGCGCCACGGGCAAACCGCCGTGGTTTTGTTCGACACGGGCGCCCGCAGCAGGGATAATCTTCTGCCGGAAATGGGAACCGTTCTGGGTGCGCCCTGTCATCCGTTGCACGGGAATAATCTCGGGCGGCTGATAGCTCTGATTGAAGAGGGCTTGGGGGAATGA